From one Bacteroides intestinalis DSM 17393 genomic stretch:
- the ruvX gene encoding Holliday junction resolvase RuvX, with amino-acid sequence MSRILAIDYGKKRTGIAVSDTLQMIANGLTTVPTHELLAFILDYVGKEPVERILVGLPKQMNNEASENMKRIEPFVRLLKKKLPEMPVEYVDERFTSVLAHRTMREAGLKKKDRQNKALVDEISATIILQSYLENKRFIL; translated from the coding sequence ATGAGTAGAATATTAGCTATTGATTACGGTAAAAAGCGTACGGGAATAGCTGTCAGCGATACATTACAAATGATTGCTAACGGACTGACCACTGTGCCTACGCATGAGCTGCTGGCATTCATCCTTGATTATGTAGGAAAAGAACCGGTGGAACGTATTCTTGTAGGCTTGCCTAAACAGATGAATAATGAGGCTTCGGAAAACATGAAACGTATAGAACCTTTTGTCCGTTTGTTGAAGAAAAAGTTACCGGAAATGCCTGTTGAGTATGTTGACGAGCGCTTTACCTCAGTTTTGGCACATCGCACTATGCGGGAAGCCGGGCTGAAGAAGAAAGATCGCCAGAATAAGGCTTTGGTGGATGAGATCAGTGCAACTATTATTCTGCAAAGCTATTTGGAAAATAAACGTTTTATATTATAA
- a CDS encoding tetratricopeptide repeat protein encodes MIKKILTAFLLLPTLLCAQINTERVMTIARNALYFEDYVLSIQYFNQVINAKPYLYEPYFFRGLAKINLDDFQGAEADCDAAIDRNPFVVGAYQIRGLARIRQNNYNGAIEDYQTALKYDPENLVLWHNLSLCHMQKEDYDAAKEDLGKLLKIAPKYTRAYLMRGEVSLKQKDTIQALNDFETAIDMDRYDPDGWSARAIVRLQQGKYTDAESDLDQAIHLSAKNAGNYINRALARFHQNNLRGAMSDYDLALDIDPNNFLGHYNRGLLRAQVGDDNRALEDFDFVLKVEPDNMMATFNRGLLRAQTGDYRGAISDYSKVIGEYPNFMAGYYQRAEARKKIGDRKGAEEDEFKIMKMQIDKRNGVTTSDKDVADNNQDNEDTSKTRKKSDKNMENYRKIVIADDSEEDQKYKSDYRGRVQDRNVAVKMEPMYALTYYEKSSEVKRIVHFHKYIEELNHEKLFPKPLRITNMEAPLTEEQVKFHFALIDTHTSDIVSNDRDAKKRFLRGLDFYLVQDFASSIDDFTQSILLDDKFFPAYFMRSLVRYKQLEYKKAEAGLTEGVPGAAVDSKNQAEVTALDYDIVRKDLDHVIQLAPDFVFGYYNRANVLSLLKDYRGALVDYDKAIELNKDFAEAYFNRGLTHIFLGNNKQGITDLSKAGELGIVSAYNIIKRFTNTRE; translated from the coding sequence ATGATAAAAAAGATACTGACGGCTTTCCTGTTGCTTCCTACGTTGCTGTGTGCGCAGATCAATACGGAGCGAGTGATGACAATCGCACGCAACGCGTTGTATTTTGAAGACTATGTGCTTTCTATCCAGTATTTTAACCAGGTAATTAACGCTAAGCCTTATTTATATGAGCCTTACTTCTTTCGCGGTTTGGCAAAAATCAATTTGGATGATTTTCAAGGTGCGGAAGCGGATTGCGATGCGGCTATCGATCGTAATCCTTTTGTAGTGGGTGCCTATCAGATACGTGGATTGGCCCGTATCCGGCAGAATAATTATAACGGTGCTATTGAAGATTATCAGACAGCTCTGAAATATGATCCGGAGAATCTTGTTCTGTGGCATAATCTTTCTCTTTGCCATATGCAGAAAGAGGATTATGATGCGGCCAAAGAAGATTTGGGGAAACTATTGAAGATAGCTCCCAAGTACACGCGTGCTTATCTGATGCGTGGCGAAGTGTCGTTGAAGCAAAAGGATACAATACAGGCTCTGAATGACTTTGAAACGGCAATCGATATGGACCGTTATGATCCCGATGGATGGAGCGCACGTGCTATTGTTCGTTTGCAACAGGGCAAGTATACAGATGCCGAAAGTGACTTGGATCAGGCCATTCATCTGAGTGCGAAGAATGCCGGTAATTATATCAATCGTGCATTGGCGCGTTTCCATCAGAATAATCTGAGAGGTGCCATGAGTGATTATGACCTGGCATTGGACATCGATCCCAATAACTTCCTGGGGCATTATAACCGTGGTTTGCTTCGTGCACAGGTAGGTGACGATAACCGGGCACTTGAAGACTTTGATTTTGTCCTGAAGGTGGAACCGGATAATATGATGGCAACTTTCAACCGTGGCTTGCTGCGTGCACAGACGGGTGATTATCGTGGTGCTATCAGTGACTATTCGAAGGTGATTGGCGAATATCCTAATTTTATGGCCGGATACTATCAGCGTGCCGAAGCCCGTAAGAAGATCGGTGACCGTAAGGGTGCCGAAGAGGATGAATTCAAAATCATGAAGATGCAGATAGACAAACGTAACGGGGTTACGACAAGTGATAAGGACGTTGCAGACAATAATCAGGATAACGAGGATACGAGCAAGACGCGTAAGAAATCCGATAAGAATATGGAGAATTACCGGAAAATCGTGATTGCTGATGACTCGGAAGAAGACCAGAAATATAAGAGCGACTACCGCGGTCGTGTTCAAGACCGGAACGTAGCCGTTAAGATGGAACCGATGTATGCATTGACATATTATGAGAAATCGAGTGAAGTGAAGCGCATTGTTCATTTCCATAAATATATTGAGGAGTTGAATCATGAGAAACTGTTCCCGAAACCATTGCGTATTACTAATATGGAAGCTCCGTTGACGGAAGAACAGGTGAAATTCCATTTTGCTCTGATCGATACCCATACTTCGGATATCGTATCCAATGATAGGGATGCAAAGAAACGTTTCCTGCGCGGACTTGATTTCTATCTGGTTCAGGACTTCGCCAGTTCTATAGATGACTTTACGCAGTCTATTTTGCTGGATGATAAATTCTTCCCGGCTTACTTCATGCGTTCGTTGGTGCGTTATAAGCAATTGGAATATAAGAAGGCGGAAGCCGGTCTGACCGAAGGTGTTCCCGGAGCTGCTGTTGATAGTAAGAATCAAGCGGAAGTAACTGCCTTGGATTATGATATTGTGAGAAAAGATTTGGATCATGTCATCCAATTGGCACCTGATTTTGTTTTCGGGTATTATAATCGTGCCAATGTGCTGTCTCTGTTGAAAGATTACCGTGGAGCATTGGTAGATTATGACAAGGCAATCGAACTGAATAAAGACTTTGCCGAAGCTTATTTCAACCGTGGGCTGACTCATATCTTCCTGGGCAATAACAAGCAGGGTATTACAGACCTGAGTAAAGCAGGAGAATTGGGTATTGTTTCTGCTTACAATATTATTAAGCGGTTTACCAATACTCGTGAATAA
- a CDS encoding YjbH domain-containing protein, with translation MVKFKLCFVALLCCLAFPVSAQLTYGTTGLLHAPSAEMQRDKTLMIGGNFLNKELTPPTWYYHTYNYFLNVTIFPWMEVAYTCTLFKAEALGLAPYGYSGFTNQDRYFSLRLRALKEGQFWKYMPAVVFGTSDPFTSTNSQMASTEGNGYYSRFYVAATKHIPLGREEIGVHLSYLYNKRKEYKLNGMAAGITYNPSFHPQLRLIVEYDSKDFAFGATYCLFKYLHFQVEMQKMQYFSGGLTVNIHLK, from the coding sequence ATGGTGAAATTTAAGTTGTGCTTTGTTGCTCTGCTTTGTTGTTTGGCTTTTCCTGTTTCTGCTCAACTTACGTATGGCACGACAGGATTGTTGCATGCACCTTCTGCTGAAATGCAGCGTGACAAGACGCTTATGATTGGCGGTAATTTTTTGAACAAAGAATTAACTCCTCCCACTTGGTATTATCATACGTACAATTATTTTCTGAATGTTACGATATTCCCCTGGATGGAGGTGGCCTACACCTGTACGCTTTTCAAGGCGGAAGCATTGGGCTTGGCTCCTTACGGATATTCTGGGTTTACCAATCAGGACAGGTATTTCTCGCTTCGATTGAGAGCGTTGAAGGAAGGGCAGTTCTGGAAATATATGCCTGCAGTGGTGTTTGGTACTTCCGACCCCTTTACTTCCACAAACAGTCAAATGGCTTCCACGGAAGGAAACGGTTATTACAGTCGTTTTTATGTTGCAGCGACAAAACATATTCCCTTGGGAAGGGAAGAAATAGGAGTGCATCTTTCTTATCTTTACAACAAGCGTAAGGAGTATAAGTTAAACGGAATGGCAGCGGGCATTACCTACAATCCCTCTTTTCATCCTCAATTACGACTGATTGTGGAATACGACTCAAAAGATTTTGCTTTTGGCGCCACTTATTGTTTGTTTAAGTACCTGCACTTTCAAGTGGAAATGCAGAAAATGCAATATTTCAGTGGTGGATTGACAGTTAATATTCATTTGAAATGA
- the thrS gene encoding threonine--tRNA ligase: MIKITFPDGSVREYNDGVTGLQIAESISSRLAQEVLACGVNGEIYDLGRPINEDAEFVLYKWEDEQGKHAFWHTSAHLLAEALQELYPGIQFGIGPAIENGFYYDVDPGEATIKESDLPAIEAKMAELVAKKEAVVRESISKADALTKFGDRGETYKCELISELEDGHITTYTQGAFTDLCRGPHLMTTAPIKAIKLMSVAGAYWRGHEDRKMMTRIYGITFPKKKMLDEYLVVLEEAKKRDHRKIGREMDLFMFSDTVGKGLPMWLPKGTALRLRLQEFLRRIQARYDYQEVITPPIGNKLLYITSGHYAKYGKDSFQPIHTPEEGEEYFLKPMNCPHHCMIYKNSPRSYKDLPLRLAEFGTVCRYEQSGELHGLTRVRSFTQDDAHIFCRPDQVKDEFLRVMDIISIVFRSMEFANVEAQISLRDKVNREKYIGSDENWERAEQAIIEACEEKGLTARIEYGEAAFYGPKLDFMVKDAIGRRWQLGTIQVDYNLPERFDLEYTGADNQKHRPVMIHRAPFGSMERFVAVLIEHTAGKFPLWLTPEQVAILPISEKFNDYAQEVKKFLKQYDIRAIVDERNEKIGRKIRDNELKRIPYMLIVGEKEAENREVSVRKQGEGDKGTMKFEEFAKILNEEVQNMINKW, from the coding sequence ATGATAAAGATTACATTTCCAGACGGCTCCGTACGCGAATATAATGATGGAGTAACGGGACTGCAAATTGCAGAAAGTATCAGCTCTCGCCTGGCACAGGAAGTGCTGGCATGTGGCGTGAACGGTGAGATTTATGATTTGGGGCGTCCTATCAACGAGGATGCTGAGTTTGTTCTCTATAAATGGGAAGACGAGCAAGGTAAGCATGCATTCTGGCATACCAGTGCTCACTTGCTGGCGGAAGCCTTACAGGAATTATATCCGGGCATTCAGTTCGGTATTGGTCCTGCCATTGAAAACGGTTTCTACTATGATGTGGATCCGGGTGAGGCCACTATTAAAGAATCTGACCTTCCGGCTATTGAGGCTAAAATGGCAGAACTGGTAGCAAAGAAAGAAGCTGTTGTGAGAGAAAGTATTTCAAAAGCGGATGCATTGACAAAATTCGGTGATCGTGGAGAAACTTATAAATGTGAATTGATCTCTGAATTGGAGGATGGTCACATTACTACTTATACGCAAGGTGCTTTTACGGATTTGTGCCGTGGCCCGCACTTGATGACTACTGCGCCGATTAAGGCTATCAAATTGATGTCGGTAGCCGGTGCTTACTGGCGTGGACATGAAGACCGCAAGATGATGACGCGTATTTACGGTATCACTTTCCCAAAGAAAAAGATGCTGGATGAATATCTGGTTGTTCTGGAAGAAGCCAAGAAACGTGACCATCGCAAGATCGGTAGGGAAATGGATTTGTTCATGTTCTCTGATACGGTAGGTAAAGGTTTGCCTATGTGGTTGCCGAAAGGTACTGCATTGCGTCTGCGTTTGCAAGAATTCCTGCGCCGTATTCAGGCACGTTACGATTATCAGGAGGTTATTACTCCGCCGATTGGTAACAAGCTGCTGTATATAACTTCCGGTCACTATGCTAAATATGGTAAGGATTCATTCCAGCCTATTCATACACCCGAAGAAGGAGAGGAGTACTTCCTGAAACCGATGAACTGTCCTCACCACTGTATGATTTATAAAAATTCTCCGCGTTCATATAAGGATCTGCCTTTGCGCTTGGCTGAATTCGGTACGGTTTGCCGTTATGAGCAAAGTGGTGAATTGCACGGATTGACACGTGTACGTAGCTTTACACAGGATGATGCACATATTTTCTGCCGTCCCGACCAGGTGAAAGATGAATTCCTGCGCGTGATGGACATTATTTCTATTGTGTTCCGTTCTATGGAATTTGCCAATGTGGAAGCTCAGATTTCCTTGCGTGACAAAGTGAACCGTGAGAAGTACATCGGTAGCGATGAAAACTGGGAAAGAGCTGAGCAGGCTATCATCGAGGCTTGTGAGGAAAAAGGCTTGACTGCCAGAATTGAATATGGTGAGGCTGCTTTCTATGGTCCGAAGTTGGACTTCATGGTAAAAGATGCTATCGGTCGCCGTTGGCAGTTGGGTACCATTCAGGTGGATTATAACTTGCCGGAACGATTTGATCTGGAATATACCGGTGCTGATAACCAAAAACATCGTCCGGTGATGATACACCGTGCACCATTCGGTTCAATGGAGCGTTTCGTAGCTGTGCTTATCGAGCATACGGCAGGTAAGTTCCCATTGTGGCTGACACCTGAGCAGGTGGCTATTTTGCCTATCAGTGAGAAGTTTAATGATTATGCACAGGAAGTGAAAAAGTTCCTGAAGCAATATGATATCCGTGCAATTGTGGATGAACGCAATGAGAAGATAGGACGCAAGATTCGTGATAATGAATTGAAGCGTATTCCTTACATGCTGATTGTGGGTGAAAAAGAAGCAGAAAACAGAGAAGTTTCTGTCCGCAAGCAAGGGGAAGGCGATAAAGGCACTATGAAATTTGAAGAATTTGCTAAAATTTTGAACGAAGAAGTTCAGAATATGATAAATAAATGGTAA
- the def gene encoding peptide deformylase → MILPIYVYGQPVLRKVAEDIAPDYPNLKELIANMFETMDNAEGVGLAAPQVGLPVRVVVVDLDVLSEDYPEYKGFRKAYINPHILEVSGEEVSMEEGCLSLPGIHEAVKRGNKIHVTYMDEDMVEHDEIVEGYLARVMQHEFDHLEGKMFIDHLSPLRKQMIKGKLNAMLKGKAHCTYKVRTVK, encoded by the coding sequence ATGATTTTACCCATTTATGTATACGGTCAGCCCGTATTGAGAAAAGTGGCGGAAGATATTGCTCCCGACTATCCAAATTTGAAAGAGTTAATTGCGAATATGTTCGAAACGATGGATAATGCCGAAGGTGTAGGGCTTGCAGCACCGCAAGTAGGATTGCCTGTTCGTGTTGTAGTCGTTGATCTGGATGTATTATCAGAAGATTATCCTGAATATAAAGGTTTCCGGAAAGCATATATCAACCCCCATATCCTGGAAGTATCAGGTGAAGAAGTGTCTATGGAAGAAGGATGCCTGAGTCTTCCGGGTATTCATGAAGCTGTGAAGCGTGGTAATAAAATCCATGTAACGTATATGGATGAGGATATGGTAGAGCATGACGAAATTGTTGAGGGCTATCTGGCACGTGTGATGCAACATGAATTTGACCATTTAGAAGGAAAGATGTTTATTGATCATTTGTCTCCCTTGCGTAAGCAAATGATTAAGGGGAAACTGAATGCGATGCTGAAAGGAAAGGCTCATTGTACGTATAAAGTCAGGACTGTGAAATAA
- a CDS encoding DUF3869 domain-containing protein has protein sequence MKKIKFLNGIGSMFAFAVVALVGSLLFTSCEKEDLNATFTTEPAKATINVNVVEFPSGAAVSGVTISADKGEVSGMAVTLKAGADGSIAAQDVVISATAPAGYEAIQSVTVHVNAVKAGGVATYNATLVAVKTATPEEPDQVVIKGVREEGPARVSELLNPTHNHAGKSWWENANDYILITKVSYKLYNQQTAAKEGEVKDVDVTDFIESLKYNYTKDSVLEMKISAWSIYRAWFEVYPVTTTYTISYKNSGEILGIIKADALNGTAAQYEEMAHPSHSHAYQHGHGHGASENAGGGIVLPD, from the coding sequence ATGAAAAAGATTAAATTCTTAAACGGCATTGGTAGCATGTTTGCTTTTGCCGTAGTCGCTTTAGTAGGCTCTCTTCTTTTTACGTCGTGTGAAAAGGAAGATTTGAATGCGACATTTACAACAGAACCAGCAAAAGCTACCATTAATGTGAATGTAGTAGAATTTCCAAGTGGAGCAGCTGTGTCTGGTGTAACTATTAGTGCAGATAAAGGAGAGGTAAGTGGAATGGCAGTTACATTGAAAGCCGGTGCTGATGGTAGTATCGCTGCTCAGGATGTGGTGATTAGTGCTACTGCTCCTGCCGGTTATGAGGCTATCCAGTCTGTTACGGTTCATGTTAATGCTGTGAAAGCTGGTGGTGTGGCTACATACAATGCTACGCTGGTAGCTGTGAAGACTGCTACACCGGAAGAACCAGACCAAGTTGTGATTAAAGGTGTGAGAGAAGAAGGCCCTGCTCGCGTAAGCGAATTGCTTAATCCTACTCACAATCATGCAGGTAAGTCTTGGTGGGAAAATGCAAACGATTATATTTTGATTACTAAGGTAAGCTATAAACTGTATAACCAGCAGACAGCTGCAAAAGAAGGCGAAGTGAAAGATGTTGATGTTACAGATTTCATTGAAAGTTTGAAGTACAACTATACAAAAGATTCTGTGCTTGAAATGAAGATTTCTGCATGGAGCATTTATCGTGCTTGGTTTGAGGTTTACCCGGTTACCACTACTTATACAATTTCTTATAAGAACAGCGGAGAGATCTTAGGCATAATCAAAGCTGATGCTTTGAATGGTACTGCTGCACAGTATGAAGAAATGGCTCATCCTAGCCATTCACACGCTTACCAGCATGGTCATGGACATGGTGCAAGTGAAAATGCCGGTGGTGGTATTGTTTTGCCCGATTAA
- the rpmI gene encoding 50S ribosomal protein L35: protein MPKMKTNSGSKKRFTLTGTGKIKRKHAFHSHILTKKTKKQKRNLCHSTTVDVTNVSQVKELLAMK, encoded by the coding sequence ATGCCAAAGATGAAGACTAACTCCGGTTCTAAAAAGAGATTTACTCTTACCGGAACAGGTAAAATCAAAAGAAAGCACGCTTTTCACAGTCACATTTTGACTAAGAAAACTAAGAAGCAAAAAAGAAACTTGTGCCATTCAACTACAGTTGACGTGACGAACGTAAGCCAAGTTAAGGAACTCTTAGCAATGAAGTAA
- a CDS encoding YjbH domain-containing protein, whose amino-acid sequence MRCKNSNIRKCLTTKTIAQCAALFLFCLIPLRGFCQTGESTVNVLVEMGFENVGWTEDDNERVYVLQNSAYRLQGVGISKAVDVIQKIGLPEQKKCRIIVLDNNIPQISLYYHPVKGDTVTQVERNDWKVTYELGEAWREARKIKVKNSSLFKVDVLVYPQLAFRNLLLTQIYQVLFDLSPAVEVSLWKGMKLTGQLKIPVYNDGYGSYEDKIHPGHLTISQRFRLPYNVFGKVTVGYFNADRYGVDAEFFRPFADERFSVMARMGCTAIGYWDGFRFHYDPKMGLTWTIGGSFYWPQYNTSFNLKVEQYLKEDRGVKFEMIRHFRYCSIGFYAMKAKWAKANGGFRFQVALPPYKYKRYKKWPRINTSANMGLVYNAGNERYYYKEYKAEASDNIMEKNSFNPYFIKSELLNF is encoded by the coding sequence ATGAGGTGTAAAAACTCTAACATAAGGAAGTGTCTAACTACTAAAACAATAGCACAATGTGCGGCGCTCTTTTTATTCTGTTTGATTCCTTTAAGGGGATTTTGTCAAACGGGGGAAAGTACTGTAAATGTTTTAGTAGAAATGGGATTTGAAAATGTGGGGTGGACGGAAGATGACAACGAACGTGTTTATGTCTTGCAGAATTCTGCATATCGTTTGCAGGGTGTCGGTATAAGCAAAGCGGTGGATGTTATTCAAAAGATAGGATTGCCGGAACAAAAAAAATGTCGGATAATCGTTTTAGATAATAATATACCTCAAATTTCTCTTTATTATCATCCTGTAAAGGGGGATACTGTGACTCAAGTCGAACGCAATGATTGGAAAGTTACCTATGAATTGGGTGAAGCGTGGCGGGAGGCACGGAAAATAAAGGTGAAAAATAGCTCTTTGTTTAAGGTGGATGTGTTGGTGTATCCTCAGTTAGCTTTCAGGAACTTGCTTCTTACGCAGATTTACCAGGTGTTGTTTGATCTTAGTCCGGCAGTGGAAGTGTCGTTGTGGAAAGGGATGAAGCTGACAGGGCAGTTAAAGATACCTGTTTATAATGATGGGTATGGAAGTTATGAGGATAAGATTCATCCGGGGCATTTGACGATATCCCAACGTTTTCGCTTGCCATACAATGTGTTTGGTAAAGTGACAGTGGGCTATTTTAATGCCGACCGGTATGGCGTGGATGCTGAATTCTTTCGTCCCTTTGCAGATGAAAGGTTTTCTGTCATGGCGCGGATGGGATGTACAGCTATTGGCTATTGGGACGGCTTTCGGTTTCATTATGATCCGAAAATGGGATTGACTTGGACGATAGGTGGAAGTTTTTATTGGCCACAGTATAACACATCGTTCAACTTGAAGGTTGAGCAATACTTGAAAGAGGACCGGGGAGTTAAGTTTGAAATGATTCGTCATTTCCGATATTGCTCCATTGGCTTTTATGCAATGAAAGCGAAATGGGCGAAGGCTAACGGGGGGTTCCGGTTTCAAGTGGCATTGCCGCCTTACAAGTATAAACGTTACAAAAAATGGCCAAGGATAAACACTTCTGCTAATATGGGACTTGTTTATAATGCTGGTAATGAACGGTATTATTATAAGGAATATAAAGCGGAAGCCAGTGACAACATAATGGAGAAAAATAGTTTTAACCCATATTTTATTAAGTCAGAATTGTTAAATTTTTAA
- the rplT gene encoding 50S ribosomal protein L20, with the protein MPRSVNHVASRARRKKILKLTRGYFGARKNVWTVAKNTWEKGLTYAFRDRKNKKRNFRALWIQRINAAARLEGMSYSKLMGALHKAGIEINRKVLADLAMNHPEAFKAIVAKAKAA; encoded by the coding sequence ATGCCAAGATCAGTAAATCACGTTGCTTCAAGAGCAAGAAGAAAGAAAATTTTGAAATTAACCAGAGGTTACTTTGGTGCAAGAAAGAACGTATGGACCGTTGCCAAGAATACTTGGGAGAAAGGTTTGACTTATGCGTTCCGCGACCGTAAGAACAAGAAAAGAAACTTCCGCGCTTTGTGGATTCAGCGTATCAACGCTGCAGCTCGTTTGGAAGGTATGTCTTATTCTAAGCTGATGGGTGCTTTGCACAAAGCAGGTATCGAAATCAACCGTAAAGTTTTGGCTGATTTAGCGATGAACCATCCGGAAGCTTTCAAGGCTATCGTAGCTAAAGCAAAGGCTGCTTAA
- a CDS encoding OmpA family protein — MKAKFLTLSILLAGSCVLANAQEKKNYYTKKASDNIFVGVGIGGMSVLNGGLNTPTMNFNLQIGKYITPTWGVRGEVSGLWQSLDNQDNSYFDKGTNSEYHKYCKKFGEINLDAMLNLTTLFGGYNPNRVVDFYLFAGPTMNLSSKGTEFTGGMVGDAYQLAANDDVKARFGATAGLGLGFNLNQKLALNVEGRFGVTPSIFGDASDCRKAEATARVNVGLTYTFGGKKFAKVSDIDEDAINAEINRYRSELAQAQADLANCKNSLANMKPEVKEVIKEIQTAGPRAIFFKIGSARLDDYGKVNIQLAAKILKANPDKKYKVAGYCDKATGSAAYNQKLSEKRAQVVYDALIAEGVDKDQLEFVGFGGTENMFSKNYLNRVVILE; from the coding sequence ATGAAAGCTAAATTCTTAACCTTGTCCATCTTATTGGCTGGTTCTTGTGTATTGGCTAATGCGCAAGAAAAGAAAAATTATTATACGAAGAAGGCTTCAGACAACATCTTTGTGGGTGTTGGTATTGGAGGCATGTCTGTTCTGAATGGCGGCTTGAATACTCCGACCATGAACTTCAATCTCCAGATTGGTAAATACATTACTCCGACTTGGGGGGTACGTGGTGAAGTGAGCGGTTTGTGGCAGAGTCTTGACAATCAAGACAATTCCTACTTCGATAAAGGCACAAATAGTGAGTATCACAAATATTGTAAAAAGTTTGGTGAAATCAACTTGGATGCTATGCTGAACCTGACAACTCTGTTTGGTGGTTACAACCCCAATCGTGTAGTCGATTTCTATCTGTTTGCGGGTCCTACAATGAACCTTTCTTCTAAAGGCACAGAATTTACAGGCGGTATGGTAGGCGATGCTTATCAACTGGCTGCAAACGATGATGTCAAGGCTCGTTTCGGTGCTACTGCAGGTTTGGGCTTGGGCTTCAACTTGAATCAGAAGCTGGCTTTGAATGTAGAAGGTCGTTTTGGGGTGACTCCCTCTATCTTTGGCGATGCAAGCGACTGTCGTAAGGCTGAGGCCACTGCCCGCGTAAATGTAGGTTTGACTTATACATTTGGTGGTAAGAAATTTGCGAAAGTTTCTGATATTGACGAAGATGCCATCAATGCTGAAATCAACCGCTACAGAAGTGAATTGGCTCAAGCTCAGGCTGATTTGGCAAACTGCAAGAACTCATTGGCTAACATGAAACCGGAAGTTAAGGAAGTTATCAAGGAAATCCAGACAGCTGGTCCTCGTGCTATCTTCTTTAAAATCGGTAGTGCTCGTTTGGATGATTATGGTAAGGTCAATATTCAGTTGGCTGCTAAGATTCTGAAGGCTAATCCGGATAAGAAATACAAGGTTGCAGGTTACTGTGATAAGGCTACAGGTAGCGCAGCATACAACCAGAAACTTTCAGAAAAACGTGCTCAGGTTGTTTACGATGCCTTGATTGCTGAAGGTGTAGACAAAGATCAACTTGAATTCGTAGGATTTGGTGGTACTGAAAATATGTTCAGCAAGAACTATCTGAACCGCGTAGTGATTCTTGAATAA
- the infC gene encoding translation initiation factor IF-3 produces MKNDSLKGQYRINEQIRAKEVRIVGDEVEPNVYPIAQALKLAEEREVDLVEISPNAQPPVCRVIDYSKFLYQLKKRQKEQKAKQVKVNVKEIRFGPQTDDHDYNFKLKHAKGFLEEGDKVKAYVFFKGRSILFKEQGEVLLLRFANDLEDYAKVDQMPVLEGKRMTIQLSPKKKETPKKPAAPKSADAPKAAPAESEE; encoded by the coding sequence ATGAAAAATGACAGCTTAAAAGGGCAATACCGGATTAATGAACAAATCCGCGCCAAAGAAGTCCGCATAGTGGGCGATGAAGTAGAACCTAACGTATATCCGATAGCCCAGGCATTGAAGCTTGCCGAAGAGCGTGAGGTGGATCTCGTGGAAATCTCTCCAAACGCACAACCCCCTGTTTGTCGTGTCATCGATTACTCTAAATTTCTTTATCAGTTAAAGAAGCGTCAGAAAGAACAGAAGGCGAAACAGGTGAAGGTAAATGTGAAGGAGATTCGTTTCGGTCCTCAGACTGATGATCACGATTACAACTTCAAGTTGAAGCATGCTAAAGGTTTTTTGGAAGAAGGTGATAAGGTAAAGGCTTATGTGTTCTTTAAAGGTCGTTCCATCTTGTTTAAGGAGCAAGGAGAAGTGTTGCTGCTTCGTTTTGCCAATGACTTGGAAGACTATGCAAAAGTAGATCAGATGCCAGTACTGGAAGGAAAGAGAATGACTATTCAGCTTTCCCCGAAGAAGAAAGAGACGCCAAAGAAGCCTGCTGCACCGAAATCTGCAGATGCTCCGAAAGCAGCTCCGGCTGAATCAGAAGAATAA